Proteins from a genomic interval of Dehalococcoidia bacterium:
- a CDS encoding NAD(P)-dependent oxidoreductase, which translates to MSEAATPKVLITGGAGFLGINLARYLHARGYAITSLDIAEFDYPDMRDKVTVVTGDIRDREAVDRAMEGADYVVHTAAALPLYKPRDIYTTDVEGTRNVLASALAHGVKRAVHISSTAVYGIPDHHPLREDDRLEGVGPYGQAKIQAEMIALEYRAKGLVVPIIRPKSFIGPERLGVFALLYDWALEGHNFPVLGSGKNLYQLLDVEDLCEAIRLCLTLPEDAVNDTFNIGAKVFGTMKEDYQAVLDRAGHGKRIIPIPAAPAIWVLRILEALHISPLYKWVYETASKESYVSIEKAEKKLGFSPKYSNKDALLRNFEWYIQNREQFAQASGISHRVPWRQGALGLAKRVF; encoded by the coding sequence ATGTCTGAAGCTGCGACCCCAAAGGTCTTGATAACGGGCGGCGCCGGGTTCCTGGGCATCAACCTGGCACGCTACCTGCACGCGCGCGGCTACGCTATCACGTCGCTCGACATCGCGGAGTTCGACTACCCGGACATGCGCGACAAGGTCACGGTCGTGACGGGCGACATCCGCGACCGCGAGGCGGTCGACCGCGCGATGGAGGGCGCCGACTACGTGGTGCACACGGCGGCGGCGCTACCGCTGTACAAGCCCCGGGACATCTACACTACGGACGTCGAGGGCACGCGGAACGTGCTCGCCTCCGCGCTCGCGCACGGCGTCAAGCGGGCCGTCCACATCTCGTCCACCGCTGTCTACGGCATCCCCGACCACCACCCGCTGAGGGAAGACGACCGCCTCGAAGGCGTTGGGCCCTACGGTCAGGCGAAGATCCAAGCGGAGATGATCGCGCTCGAGTACCGCGCGAAGGGCCTCGTGGTACCGATCATCCGGCCGAAGTCGTTCATCGGCCCCGAACGCCTGGGCGTCTTCGCCCTGCTGTACGACTGGGCGCTGGAGGGCCACAATTTCCCGGTCCTGGGCAGCGGCAAGAACCTGTACCAGCTCCTGGACGTCGAGGACCTCTGTGAGGCGATCCGTCTCTGCCTCACGTTGCCCGAGGACGCGGTAAACGACACCTTCAACATCGGCGCGAAGGTCTTCGGGACGATGAAGGAGGACTATCAGGCGGTCCTGGACCGCGCCGGGCACGGGAAGCGCATCATTCCCATCCCGGCGGCGCCAGCCATCTGGGTCCTGCGCATCCTGGAGGCCTTGCACATCTCGCCGCTATACAAGTGGGTGTACGAGACGGCTTCGAAGGAGTCCTACGTCTCGATCGAGAAGGCGGAGAAGAAGCTCGGCTTCTCGCCGAAGTACTCGAACAAGGACGCGCTGTTGCGCAACTTCGAGTGGTACATCCAGAACCGCGAGCAGTTCGCACAGGCATCGGGGATCTCGCACAGGGTCCCCTGGCGCCAGGGGGCGCTGGGGCTGGCGAAGCGCGTGTTCTAG
- the rsmI gene encoding 16S rRNA (cytidine(1402)-2'-O)-methyltransferase, with amino-acid sequence MATLYVVATPIGNLEDVTLRALRVLREVGLIAAEDTRVARKLLARHGIEARLISFNDHNKSIRLPEIIGRLAETDIALISDAGTPAISDPGVELVAAARAAGHAVVPVPGPSAVVTALSVAGLRARTYRFLGFLPREAGPLRRLFASLASGPDTLVAFEAPGRVKRTLQLLAETLPERRLAVCRELTKLHEEVLVGTAADVLARLHEARGEFVLVIEGARAAKPQPADESAWREELAAMRDVGLTRSQAAALLERRYGVSRRRMYELWLDAGGRPGPRA; translated from the coding sequence ATGGCCACCCTCTACGTCGTCGCGACGCCAATCGGCAATCTCGAAGACGTCACGCTGCGGGCGTTGAGGGTACTGAGAGAAGTGGGCCTCATTGCCGCCGAGGACACGCGCGTCGCCAGGAAGCTCCTGGCGAGGCACGGCATCGAGGCGAGGCTCATAAGTTTCAACGATCATAACAAATCCATCCGTTTACCGGAGATCATCGGCAGGTTGGCGGAAACTGACATAGCCCTCATCTCGGACGCCGGCACTCCGGCCATCAGCGACCCCGGGGTCGAGCTCGTCGCCGCCGCGCGGGCTGCCGGCCACGCCGTCGTGCCGGTCCCCGGCCCCTCGGCCGTCGTCACGGCCCTCTCGGTCGCCGGCCTGAGGGCCAGAACCTACCGCTTCCTCGGCTTCCTCCCACGCGAAGCGGGGCCTCTTCGCCGCTTGTTCGCGTCGCTTGCCTCGGGTCCCGATACTCTGGTGGCCTTCGAGGCCCCCGGCAGGGTCAAACGCACTCTTCAGCTCCTGGCCGAGACCCTGCCCGAGCGCCGCCTCGCGGTCTGCCGGGAGCTCACGAAGCTTCACGAAGAGGTCCTGGTCGGCACCGCGGCCGACGTCCTCGCGCGCCTCCACGAAGCGCGAGGGGAGTTCGTGCTGGTGATCGAGGGTGCGCGCGCCGCGAAGCCGCAGCCGGCGGACGAGTCCGCCTGGCGGGAGGAGCTAGCCGCCATGCGCGACGTCGGCCTGACGCGCTCGCAGGCCGCGGCGCTGCTCGAACGCCGCTACGGGGTCTCCCGGCGGCGCATGTACGAGCTGTGGCTGGATGCTGGCGGACGCCCCGGCCCGAGGGCCTGA
- a CDS encoding GuaB3 family IMP dehydrogenase-related protein encodes MKTAIEVLGRPDVGSSLKTMRHAYGFDEVAIVPGNFTVNPELTDVTFTLGDFVFGIPVLAAAMDAVVDPTFAGKFGRLGGLAVLNLEGIQTRYADPGPMLEEVAATPKNKVTALLQHIYSQPIQPDLIAERVRQIKEQGVTSAVSCTPANTKKFAPIAVEAGVDIFVVQSTVTTARHISHSLEGLRFEKLTRELPVPVVVGNTVGYSATKELMETGVAAVLVGVGPGAACTSREVLGIGVPQVSATIECAAARDDYYRETGRYVPIITDGGIQKSGDMCKAIAAGADAVMLGSILAGTAEAPGRGNHWGMATPHAELPRGARITVGVNTTLERVLFGPTSRNDGTENLVGALRTAMGMCGARTVREFQEAELVIAPSIKTEGKSFQLAGLT; translated from the coding sequence ATGAAGACCGCAATTGAGGTGCTGGGGAGGCCGGACGTAGGCAGCTCCCTCAAGACCATGAGGCACGCCTACGGGTTCGACGAAGTGGCCATCGTGCCCGGCAACTTCACCGTAAACCCCGAGCTGACGGACGTAACCTTCACGCTCGGGGATTTCGTTTTCGGCATTCCGGTGCTCGCGGCGGCCATGGACGCCGTGGTCGACCCGACCTTCGCGGGCAAGTTCGGACGCCTCGGCGGCCTGGCCGTGCTCAACCTGGAGGGCATCCAGACCCGCTACGCCGACCCCGGCCCCATGCTCGAAGAGGTCGCCGCCACCCCGAAGAACAAGGTCACGGCCCTCCTGCAGCACATCTACAGCCAGCCGATCCAGCCGGACCTCATCGCTGAGCGCGTGCGCCAGATCAAGGAGCAGGGCGTCACGTCCGCGGTCTCCTGCACGCCCGCCAACACCAAGAAGTTCGCGCCCATAGCCGTCGAGGCCGGCGTGGACATTTTCGTCGTCCAGTCCACCGTGACTACTGCCCGGCACATCTCCCACTCGCTGGAGGGCCTGCGGTTCGAGAAGTTGACCCGCGAGTTGCCAGTGCCGGTTGTCGTGGGCAACACGGTCGGCTACTCGGCGACCAAGGAGCTGATGGAGACGGGCGTCGCCGCGGTGCTGGTCGGAGTCGGGCCCGGCGCCGCCTGCACGAGCCGCGAAGTGCTGGGCATCGGCGTGCCCCAGGTGTCGGCGACCATCGAGTGCGCCGCCGCCCGCGACGACTACTACCGCGAGACGGGCCGCTACGTCCCCATCATCACCGACGGCGGCATCCAGAAGTCGGGGGACATGTGCAAGGCAATCGCCGCCGGGGCGGACGCCGTGATGCTCGGCTCCATCCTCGCGGGCACGGCGGAGGCCCCGGGCCGCGGCAACCACTGGGGCATGGCGACGCCGCACGCCGAGCTGCCGCGCGGCGCGCGGATCACGGTGGGAGTGAACACCACGCTGGAGCGTGTCCTCTTCGGCCCGACCTCGCGGAACGACGGCACCGAAAACCTGGTAGGCGCGCTGCGGACAGCGATGGGCATGTGCGGCGCCCGCACCGTGCGCGAGTTCCAGGAGGCGGAGCTGGTGATCGCCCCTTCGATCAAGACGGAGGGCAAGAGCTTCCAGCTCGCCGGCCTCACCTAA
- a CDS encoding Rrf2 family transcriptional regulator, which translates to MTRRGDYVIRAALALARAWDSGEMRKIREVAAEMALPLGYTPHILNLLVKAGLAESRAGQRGGYRLVRAPSEISLLELVEAAEGPLWPERCTLLGGPCHWEEVCALHPAWEHAHKALSAALSEQMLASVLEWDIRLKRGEVIERDAQHSEPRVTGLAARPRRGTREP; encoded by the coding sequence CTGACTCGTCGTGGCGACTATGTGATCAGGGCTGCACTCGCGCTTGCGCGCGCCTGGGACAGCGGCGAGATGCGCAAGATCCGCGAGGTGGCCGCGGAGATGGCGTTACCCCTGGGCTATACGCCCCACATACTCAACCTGCTCGTGAAGGCCGGACTGGCCGAGTCGAGGGCGGGCCAGCGCGGCGGCTATCGGCTCGTGCGAGCGCCGTCCGAAATTTCGCTCCTGGAGCTCGTGGAGGCGGCGGAGGGGCCGCTCTGGCCAGAGCGCTGCACCCTCCTGGGAGGGCCCTGCCACTGGGAGGAAGTGTGCGCCCTGCACCCGGCCTGGGAGCATGCGCACAAGGCGCTGAGCGCGGCGCTCAGCGAACAAATGCTGGCGTCGGTGCTCGAGTGGGACATCCGGCTGAAGCGCGGCGAAGTGATCGAGCGTGACGCGCAGCACTCGGAACCGCGAGTCACCGGCCTGGCGGCGCGGCCGCGCCGCGGCACCCGGGAGCCCTGA
- a CDS encoding GyrI-like domain-containing protein, translating to MVATYEVSLVELEGQNAAVIRETTTLANIGAALSEMLGAVAEYLREMKVTPSGPPFARYYAVDAKGVDVEAGYPTPTEVPRRWRVVPAELPGGSAAATWHTGPYDRIGDAYAALDEWLKANRRRRSGPPMEVYWTDPSQVDDPSQWRTQVIQPLAP from the coding sequence ATGGTCGCGACGTATGAGGTTTCCCTGGTGGAGCTGGAGGGGCAGAACGCGGCCGTGATCCGAGAGACCACGACTCTCGCCAACATCGGGGCAGCGTTGTCAGAGATGTTGGGCGCCGTGGCCGAATACCTGCGGGAGATGAAGGTGACGCCATCGGGGCCGCCCTTCGCCCGCTACTACGCCGTCGACGCGAAGGGAGTCGACGTGGAGGCCGGATACCCGACCCCAACGGAGGTGCCGCGGCGCTGGCGGGTCGTGCCGGCAGAGCTGCCCGGCGGGTCAGCGGCGGCGACGTGGCACACTGGCCCCTACGACCGCATCGGCGACGCGTACGCTGCGCTGGACGAGTGGCTGAAGGCCAACCGGCGAAGGCGGTCGGGCCCTCCCATGGAGGTGTACTGGACCGACCCGTCCCAGGTCGATGACCCATCGCAGTGGCGCACGCAGGTCATCCAGCCCCTGGCGCCTTAG
- a CDS encoding TlpA disulfide reductase family protein — translation MATSTRLAFGAAAVAALLGLLWALGLLSPAATSTATTGVRPLALPPDTNIETPRAGSLAVGLRPGELAPDFAFSGYLGERQRLSDFRGRMVVLNFWASWCSPCRAEMADLQAALSRYGPDRLAVLAVNNGESYSTGLAFLEREGIALTAFAVDTSGDIAERYRVRGMPSTYFIDCRGVVVAAIAGRIDTALIDATLAGAGAAGSCARG, via the coding sequence ATGGCCACATCCACCCGTCTCGCTTTCGGCGCGGCCGCGGTCGCTGCCCTTCTCGGGCTCCTGTGGGCGCTGGGACTCCTGTCACCGGCCGCGACGAGCACCGCGACGACGGGCGTGCGGCCGCTTGCCTTGCCGCCGGACACGAACATCGAGACCCCGCGCGCTGGCTCCCTGGCCGTCGGGCTGAGGCCAGGTGAGCTCGCGCCCGACTTCGCTTTCTCCGGTTACCTGGGCGAGCGTCAGCGCCTCTCGGACTTCCGCGGGAGGATGGTGGTCCTGAACTTCTGGGCCAGCTGGTGCTCGCCCTGCAGGGCCGAGATGGCGGACCTCCAGGCGGCGCTTTCGCGCTACGGCCCGGACCGCCTGGCCGTGCTCGCCGTGAACAACGGCGAGTCCTACTCCACCGGCCTTGCCTTCCTGGAGCGCGAAGGCATCGCGCTCACCGCCTTCGCCGTGGATACCAGCGGCGACATTGCCGAACGCTACCGCGTGCGCGGAATGCCGTCCACCTACTTCATCGACTGCCGCGGGGTCGTCGTGGCGGCCATCGCCGGCCGCATCGATACCGCCCTGATCGACGCCACTCTCGCGGGCGCTGGGGCGGCGGGTTCGTGCGCCCGCGGCTAG
- a CDS encoding cytochrome c oxidase subunit 3, whose amino-acid sequence MAVEAAVAVHPPAAHPPATGTAHGHDHPARRSMNQVGLWLFFLSESFLFAALLSARFYLAGFKASEHVDQLLGLAITLVLVCSSFTAYMSETAIARGDRANFMRFLLATIFLGIVFAVGVGFEWSEAHFSIHEPYGTAFFSMTGLHASHVISGVVMLAIVAYLGARGHFSAESHWGVEATIKYWHFVDVVWVFFYPALYLVNW is encoded by the coding sequence ATGGCCGTCGAAGCAGCCGTCGCCGTCCACCCTCCTGCCGCGCATCCTCCCGCCACGGGCACCGCGCACGGCCACGACCATCCCGCGCGCCGCTCGATGAACCAGGTCGGCCTGTGGCTCTTCTTCCTCTCCGAGTCCTTCCTTTTCGCCGCCCTGCTTTCCGCCCGCTTCTACCTTGCCGGCTTCAAGGCCTCCGAGCACGTCGATCAGCTCCTCGGCCTCGCCATTACGCTCGTCCTGGTCTGCAGCAGCTTTACCGCTTACATGAGCGAAACGGCGATCGCCCGTGGCGACCGCGCGAACTTCATGCGCTTCCTGCTCGCCACGATCTTCCTCGGCATCGTCTTCGCCGTCGGCGTCGGCTTCGAATGGTCGGAAGCCCACTTCAGCATCCATGAGCCCTACGGCACCGCCTTCTTCTCGATGACCGGGCTCCATGCCTCCCACGTCATCAGCGGCGTCGTGATGCTGGCCATCGTGGCCTACCTGGGCGCGCGAGGCCACTTCAGCGCCGAGAGCCACTGGGGCGTCGAGGCGACGATCAAGTACTGGCACTTCGTCGATGTCGTTTGGGTGTTCTTCTACCCCGCCCTCTACCTCGTGAACTGGTGA
- a CDS encoding cytochrome C oxidase subunit IV family protein produces MNRDGHHRLESPAATRQTNPVVLGIVVFALLMVLTVLEYFVFLWLDRNLPLMIAMNVADAALIMVYFMHLPRVWRGREDH; encoded by the coding sequence ATGAACCGCGACGGCCACCATCGCCTCGAATCCCCGGCAGCCACCAGGCAGACGAACCCCGTTGTCCTTGGCATCGTCGTTTTCGCGCTGCTCATGGTGCTGACTGTCCTCGAGTACTTCGTGTTCCTGTGGCTGGACCGCAACCTGCCGCTGATGATCGCGATGAATGTCGCGGACGCCGCTTTGATCATGGTCTACTTCATGCACCTGCCCCGCGTCTGGCGCGGTCGTGAGGACCACTAA
- a CDS encoding cbb3-type cytochrome c oxidase subunit I yields MTSTYDAARPGVWPAFLPIARGIAGAAAGFALGAGLAAIGRSLAGSSAWDTDQSFVIGYTLALPGWLFGVGVWERWGREWFGRPVKDGPPGWHRYLAFTTDHKVIGVQYLVTFLALFLLAGLLAMLIRIQLLDPVEPAFGEGTYNRIMSMHGIIMVAVAVAAVIGGFGNYCVPLMIGAEDMAFPRLNALSFWLVPPVAVLLLLAQAFGGWDSGWTAYPPLSVTNAHGQVFFNLAIITFGLSSILGGLNFIVTIVFMRAKGMTWGRLPIFVWSMFAAALLALTFTQFFAAAMLMVTLDRIAGSVFFKADAGGAPLLYQHVFWFYSHPAVYIFVLPGFGATLEILSHFSRKPLFAYRWAVGGLLGIVSVSGLVWAHHMFVSGMDHSLLAPFLVTTEIISIPTGLIFLSAVGTIWMGNLWLKAPMLFALGVVFNFLIGGVTGIYLADVPTDLALSDTYFVVAHFHYTIIGAEIFALFGAVYYWFPKITGRMYHEGLAQVHFWVMFIAFNLTFLPMFAAGLGGMNRRVATYTPDLQDLNVFIGVMAFILGSSFLFFLGNVFVSLKAGARAPADPWRARTLEWQTTSPPPVENFPAPPVVDGGPYDYGIPGARPHAAFPLPAITSEVG; encoded by the coding sequence GTGACTTCGACTTACGACGCCGCCAGGCCTGGCGTCTGGCCGGCATTCCTGCCCATCGCCCGCGGCATAGCCGGCGCAGCCGCCGGCTTCGCCCTGGGTGCTGGACTTGCCGCTATTGGCCGCAGTCTTGCCGGGAGCAGCGCCTGGGACACCGACCAGTCCTTCGTCATCGGCTACACCCTCGCCCTCCCCGGCTGGCTCTTCGGCGTCGGGGTATGGGAGCGCTGGGGCCGCGAGTGGTTCGGCCGGCCCGTCAAGGACGGCCCGCCGGGCTGGCACCGCTACCTCGCCTTCACCACCGACCACAAGGTCATTGGCGTGCAGTACCTGGTCACATTCCTGGCGCTGTTCCTGCTCGCCGGCCTCCTCGCCATGCTGATCCGCATCCAGCTCCTGGACCCCGTTGAGCCGGCGTTCGGCGAGGGCACCTACAACCGCATCATGAGCATGCACGGCATCATCATGGTCGCGGTCGCCGTCGCGGCCGTCATCGGCGGGTTCGGGAACTACTGCGTGCCGCTGATGATCGGCGCGGAGGACATGGCTTTCCCGCGCCTCAACGCGCTCTCTTTCTGGCTGGTGCCGCCCGTCGCCGTGCTGCTCCTTCTCGCGCAAGCCTTCGGCGGCTGGGACTCAGGCTGGACGGCCTACCCGCCTCTCAGCGTCACTAACGCCCACGGCCAGGTCTTCTTCAACCTCGCCATCATCACCTTCGGCCTGTCGTCGATCCTCGGCGGCCTGAACTTCATCGTCACCATCGTCTTCATGCGCGCGAAGGGCATGACCTGGGGCCGCCTGCCGATCTTCGTTTGGTCGATGTTCGCCGCCGCCCTCCTCGCCCTCACCTTCACGCAGTTCTTCGCCGCCGCCATGCTGATGGTGACCCTGGACCGCATCGCCGGCAGCGTCTTCTTCAAGGCGGACGCGGGCGGCGCGCCTCTCCTCTACCAGCACGTCTTCTGGTTCTACTCGCACCCTGCGGTCTACATATTCGTCCTGCCTGGCTTCGGCGCGACCCTGGAGATCCTGTCCCACTTCTCGCGAAAACCCCTGTTCGCCTATCGCTGGGCGGTCGGCGGCCTGCTCGGCATCGTCTCCGTAAGCGGGCTTGTCTGGGCGCACCACATGTTCGTGAGCGGCATGGACCACTCGCTCCTCGCCCCTTTCCTCGTTACGACCGAGATCATCTCCATCCCCACCGGGCTGATCTTCCTCTCGGCCGTCGGCACCATCTGGATGGGCAACCTCTGGCTAAAGGCGCCGATGCTCTTTGCCCTCGGCGTCGTCTTCAACTTCCTCATTGGCGGCGTCACCGGCATCTACCTCGCCGACGTCCCGACCGACCTGGCGCTGTCCGACACCTACTTCGTCGTGGCCCACTTCCACTACACGATCATCGGGGCGGAGATCTTCGCTCTCTTCGGCGCGGTCTACTACTGGTTCCCGAAGATCACCGGCCGCATGTACCACGAAGGCCTCGCCCAGGTGCACTTCTGGGTGATGTTCATCGCCTTCAACCTCACCTTCCTACCCATGTTCGCCGCCGGCCTCGGCGGCATGAACCGCCGCGTCGCCACGTACACGCCTGACCTCCAGGACCTGAACGTCTTCATCGGCGTGATGGCCTTCATCCTCGGTTCCAGCTTCCTCTTCTTCCTCGGGAACGTCTTCGTCTCCCTCAAGGCCGGCGCCCGCGCCCCGGCCGACCCCTGGCGTGCGCGCACCCTGGAGTGGCAGACGACTTCGCCGCCGCCGGTCGAGAACTTCCCGGCGCCGCCCGTGGTCGACGGCGGCCCCTACGACTACGGCATCCCCGGGGCCCGGCCCCACGCCGCTTTCCCCCTTCCCGCCATCACTTCGGAGGTTGGCTAG
- the coxB gene encoding cytochrome c oxidase subunit II, protein MQVLLAVLVCLAMPLGIALISRLSERPGPIARIRRDSHRTAIAIALALWVVLTAAGVWAAASIDYFPVVLSDKGEDIEGAFRALTIMAVPVAALVVTVLVYGIFRRGFQELPGDAVPYEGKGTAPAIWFLATAALTALVIVYPGLTSLHVVTAHEHNPDLTVKVEGIQWTWLVTYPDAGLENVRELVLPVDRTVTFEVTSRDVLHSFWIPAFLMKIDAVPGLTTRLSLKATETGDFSMDPTVRLQCAELCGLSHASMSIPVRVVSGSEFEAWKRERREQAAAAAAGGGEAISLVAKDLKFNLKEITVAAGTAVTLTLDNQDAGVQHNWALYESERAASRNARPLAATPLKAGPAKDSTTFTVARAGTYFFRCDVHPTTMTGTLLAR, encoded by the coding sequence GTGCAGGTCCTGCTCGCCGTCCTCGTCTGTCTGGCGATGCCGCTTGGTATCGCGCTCATCTCCAGGCTCTCCGAGCGGCCCGGCCCCATTGCCCGCATCCGCCGAGACTCTCACCGCACCGCCATAGCCATCGCGCTCGCGCTGTGGGTCGTGCTCACGGCGGCCGGCGTCTGGGCGGCGGCCTCCATCGACTACTTTCCCGTCGTCCTCTCCGACAAAGGGGAGGACATCGAGGGCGCCTTCCGCGCCTTGACGATCATGGCAGTGCCTGTCGCCGCCCTCGTCGTCACTGTGCTCGTCTACGGCATCTTCCGCCGTGGCTTCCAGGAGCTTCCCGGCGACGCCGTCCCTTACGAGGGCAAGGGCACGGCCCCTGCGATCTGGTTTCTCGCTACTGCCGCCCTCACCGCCCTGGTCATCGTCTATCCCGGCCTTACCAGTCTCCACGTGGTCACTGCCCACGAGCACAACCCCGACCTCACAGTGAAGGTGGAGGGTATCCAGTGGACATGGCTGGTCACGTATCCGGACGCCGGCCTCGAGAACGTCCGCGAACTCGTCTTGCCGGTCGACAGGACCGTGACGTTCGAGGTCACGAGCCGCGACGTCCTTCACTCCTTCTGGATCCCAGCGTTCCTCATGAAGATCGACGCCGTGCCCGGCCTCACAACCCGCCTCTCCCTTAAGGCGACCGAAACAGGCGACTTTTCGATGGACCCCACCGTGCGCCTCCAGTGCGCCGAACTCTGCGGCCTGAGCCATGCGAGCATGAGCATCCCCGTGAGGGTGGTCTCTGGCAGTGAGTTCGAGGCGTGGAAGCGGGAGCGCCGCGAGCAGGCGGCCGCGGCGGCGGCCGGTGGCGGCGAAGCCATCTCTCTCGTCGCGAAGGACCTCAAGTTCAACCTCAAGGAGATCACGGTCGCGGCCGGGACGGCCGTGACTCTCACGCTGGATAACCAGGACGCCGGCGTCCAGCACAACTGGGCCCTCTACGAGAGCGAGCGCGCCGCCTCGCGCAACGCGCGGCCGCTGGCGGCCACGCCCCTGAAGGCAGGCCCCGCGAAGGACTCGACGACCTTCACCGTCGCCCGCGCCGGCACCTACTTCTTCCGCTGTGACGTCCATCCCACGACCATGACCGGCACCCTGCTGGCGAGGTAG
- a CDS encoding LuxR C-terminal-related transcriptional regulator codes for MGAPAGHHEGEVFARIRTLDGLFVTDRDQRILYWSDSAARLLGVDAASAVGRSCFEVLVGVDYAGHPFCREECPIAANAARGRPVRDYEVTVQTHDGQRKLINNSVLLWPREGGGSAVLHLFREVRPSRRFAARGRRARPRRESDSLATPLSRREIEALRLAANGMKTADIAAAMGVSFFTARNQLASVVRKLNARNRIEAVTRATENGLL; via the coding sequence ATGGGCGCTCCGGCCGGTCATCACGAAGGCGAAGTCTTCGCCCGCATTCGCACGCTGGATGGCCTCTTCGTCACGGACCGCGACCAGCGCATCCTCTACTGGTCCGATAGCGCCGCCAGGCTGCTCGGTGTGGACGCCGCCTCGGCGGTCGGGCGCTCCTGCTTCGAGGTGTTGGTCGGCGTGGACTACGCCGGCCACCCCTTCTGCCGGGAGGAATGCCCGATCGCCGCCAACGCGGCGCGTGGCCGTCCCGTCCGCGACTATGAGGTCACCGTCCAGACTCATGATGGCCAGCGAAAGCTCATCAACAACAGCGTCCTGCTCTGGCCACGGGAAGGCGGCGGCTCCGCCGTGCTGCATCTTTTCCGCGAGGTGCGCCCGTCACGGCGCTTCGCGGCCCGCGGCCGCCGCGCCCGCCCCAGGCGCGAATCCGACAGCCTCGCCACGCCCCTGAGCCGCCGCGAGATCGAGGCGCTACGCCTCGCCGCCAACGGCATGAAGACCGCGGACATCGCCGCCGCCATGGGAGTCAGCTTCTTCACCGCTCGCAACCAGCTAGCCTCGGTCGTCCGCAAGCTGAACGCCCGCAACCGCATCGAAGCCGTCACTCGCGCCACCGAGAACGGCCTCTTGTAG
- a CDS encoding beta-phosphoglucomutase family hydrolase, with the protein MPGSASLPLRGLKAVIFDMDGVITQTASVHAAAWKRTFDGFLAARAGPGASFRPFDDADYLRYVDGKPRYDGVAAFLASRGISLPWGSPEDPAGYDSVCAIGNKKDLYFAEALESQPVRVFESTIDFIRRLKDEGIAVGVFSASRHAREVLQKAGVLSLFDARVDGTDAAGLGLPGKPDPATLVELARRLGARPAECAVVEDAIAGVQAGRAGGFAAVIGINRSGPPGFLREAGATIEVRDLSELEMSR; encoded by the coding sequence ATGCCCGGCTCCGCGTCGCTTCCGCTCAGGGGCCTCAAAGCCGTTATCTTCGACATGGACGGCGTGATCACGCAGACGGCCAGCGTACATGCGGCCGCCTGGAAGAGGACGTTCGATGGCTTCCTGGCCGCCCGCGCCGGGCCAGGCGCTTCCTTCCGGCCCTTCGATGACGCCGACTACCTGCGCTACGTAGACGGCAAGCCCCGCTACGACGGCGTCGCCGCGTTCCTCGCCTCACGCGGCATCTCCCTCCCCTGGGGTTCGCCCGAGGACCCGGCCGGCTACGACAGCGTTTGCGCCATCGGCAACAAGAAAGACCTGTACTTCGCCGAAGCCCTGGAGTCCCAACCCGTGCGTGTCTTCGAGTCGACCATCGACTTCATCCGGCGGCTGAAGGACGAAGGCATTGCCGTGGGCGTGTTCTCAGCCAGCCGCCACGCGCGGGAGGTGCTGCAGAAGGCGGGCGTCCTGTCGCTCTTCGACGCCAGAGTCGACGGGACGGACGCGGCCGGCCTCGGCCTGCCCGGCAAGCCGGACCCGGCGACGCTCGTCGAGCTCGCGCGGCGTCTGGGCGCCCGGCCCGCGGAGTGCGCCGTGGTCGAAGACGCGATCGCCGGCGTCCAGGCAGGGCGCGCCGGCGGCTTCGCCGCCGTGATCGGCATCAACCGCTCCGGGCCGCCCGGCTTCCTCAGGGAGGCCGGCGCGACGATCGAAGTGAGAGACCTGTCCGAGCTCGAGATGTCCCGCTGA
- a CDS encoding Hsp20/alpha crystallin family protein yields the protein MAENEERRITERSFRPLRSLGDLWEEMDRLWESFPALPRFRRLLEPPAWPAVDVFERNGTLVVKADVPGMTAQDLEVTATADGVRISGERREEKEVKEKDYYRSERSYGRFVRQVPLPASADTERAEASFKDGVLEIVFPLKEEAKQKKIEVKAPPQA from the coding sequence ATGGCGGAGAACGAGGAGCGTCGTATTACCGAGCGAAGCTTCAGGCCGCTGAGAAGCCTGGGCGACCTGTGGGAGGAAATGGACCGTCTCTGGGAAAGCTTCCCGGCGTTACCGCGCTTCCGCAGGTTGCTCGAGCCGCCGGCGTGGCCCGCCGTAGATGTCTTCGAGCGCAACGGGACGCTCGTCGTCAAGGCTGACGTGCCAGGGATGACCGCCCAGGACCTCGAGGTGACGGCCACGGCTGACGGAGTGCGCATTTCCGGCGAGCGCAGGGAGGAGAAAGAGGTCAAGGAGAAGGACTACTACCGCAGCGAGCGGAGCTACGGGCGCTTCGTGCGGCAGGTGCCTCTCCCGGCGAGCGCCGACACGGAGCGGGCCGAAGCAAGCTTCAAGGACGGTGTGCTCGAGATCGTCTTCCCGCTCAAGGAGGAGGCGAAACAGAAGAAGATCGAGGTGAAGGCGCCGCCACAGGCATAA